A window of Sphingobacteriales bacterium contains these coding sequences:
- a CDS encoding winged helix-turn-helix domain-containing protein — protein sequence MFFSRRLMIDRKNFNYFYTIKTTIWHSYYGMVIMSLPIELIIKESADYLKQLHKKAKRKGVSKIKMLMNIQSGIHHNHLLAIKSGASVRSINRWKATYQSQGLDGLLRDNRGGDFRSQLETADKERISQKLKDPKNGLRTYKEAQQWLKSELGIEKQYNTVRMYLKRNFGTKLKVGRKSHIKKDEAAVDTFKKTYQTRQKALKIRSFVFQAASV from the coding sequence ATGTTTTTTTCGCGCCGCTTGATGATTGATAGAAAAAATTTTAATTATTTTTATACCATTAAAACAACTATTTGGCATAGTTATTATGGTATGGTAATTATGTCATTACCCATAGAACTTATCATAAAAGAGTCAGCAGATTACCTAAAACAGCTACATAAAAAAGCCAAAAGGAAGGGCGTTTCTAAAATAAAGATGTTGATGAATATCCAAAGCGGTATCCACCACAATCATCTTCTTGCCATCAAGTCAGGGGCTTCTGTGCGTTCGATAAACAGGTGGAAAGCTACTTACCAATCGCAGGGACTTGATGGATTGCTCAGGGACAATAGAGGTGGTGATTTCCGTAGCCAACTCGAGACAGCAGACAAGGAGCGGATATCGCAAAAGCTAAAAGATCCCAAGAATGGGTTGCGCACCTACAAAGAAGCACAGCAGTGGCTGAAGTCGGAGTTGGGTATTGAAAAGCAATACAATACGGTAAGGATGTATCTGAAGCGAAACTTTGGCACAAAACTCAAGGTGGGTAGAAAAAGCCATATCAAAAAGGACGAAGCGGCGGTTGATACTTTTAAAAAAACTTATCAAACACGCCAGAAGGCATTAAAAATAAGGAGTTTCGTCTTTCAGGCTGCCAGTGTATAA
- the pssA gene encoding CDP-diacylglycerol--serine O-phosphatidyltransferase produces MRQHIPNLLTLLNLMMGCLALYHIFKGDVRLSVIFIAIAAAADFADGFVARMLGVQSDLGKQLDSLADVVTFGVVPGAIIVWLLQNSPQLPAASLLPFAGFVISLFSALRLAKFNIDTRQTNSFLGVPTPANTLFFVGLLGLSWSNSALADYLLNPVLLLLLTALFSYLLVSEIPIPALKFKNFSFKDNRFAYSILLSSVLYLALFGWFGLSLSIATYIIAALFIKNTPTPPTPAATLPASEENSSTPPPKSNKKAAAKSALPKS; encoded by the coding sequence ATGCGACAACATATTCCCAATTTACTCACCCTGCTCAATTTGATGATGGGTTGCTTGGCTTTGTATCATATTTTTAAAGGTGATGTACGGTTAAGTGTTATTTTTATTGCTATTGCTGCTGCCGCCGATTTTGCCGATGGCTTTGTGGCGCGTATGCTGGGCGTGCAGAGCGATTTGGGCAAACAGTTGGATTCTTTGGCTGATGTAGTAACTTTCGGGGTGGTGCCCGGTGCTATTATTGTGTGGCTGCTGCAAAATAGCCCGCAGTTGCCGGCTGCTTCGCTGCTGCCTTTCGCGGGTTTTGTGATTAGCTTATTTTCGGCGTTGCGCTTGGCAAAATTTAATATAGACACTCGCCAAACCAACAGCTTTTTGGGTGTGCCCACTCCCGCCAATACTTTGTTTTTTGTCGGGTTGCTGGGGCTTTCGTGGAGTAATAGTGCTTTGGCAGATTATTTATTGAATCCGGTGCTGCTGCTGCTGCTCACGGCATTATTCAGCTATTTGCTCGTAAGCGAAATTCCTATTCCGGCACTGAAATTCAAAAATTTTTCTTTCAAAGATAACCGCTTTGCTTATAGCATTTTGTTGTCGTCAGTTTTGTATCTGGCTCTTTTTGGGTGGTTTGGCTTGTCGTTGAGCATCGCCACTTATATCATTGCTGCTTTATTTATCAAAAATACTCCTACACCACCTACACCTGCTGCTACTCTTCCTGCAAGCGAAGAAAACAGCTCAACGCCGCCGCCTAAATCAAATAAAAAGGCTGCTGCTAAATCTGCTCTGCCTAAATCCTGA
- a CDS encoding aminopeptidase P N-terminal domain-containing protein, producing MKKYDSISPELFIQNRKRFAAQMLPNSIAVFLSNDEMPRSADGTFPFRQNSDIFYLSGIDQEKSILVLFPDCAKEGFEEVLFLRETNEHIATWEGHKYTKEQAQQVSGIKKIMWLNQLEPVFSELVHLAEHIYLNLNEHSRYESDVPYKDLRFAREMRKRFPLHNFRRAAPVLHQIRSIKSDIEIDLMRRAIDITDKAFDRVLRFVKPGITEYEIEAEIMHEYLRHRATGPAYGSIIASGADSCCLHYTDNNKVCQDGDILLMDFGAEYANYAADLSRTIPVNGRFSPRQRAVYDAVLRVKNGATALLRPGTLIDDYHREVGKMMEAELLQLGLLSKADIQQQNPEWPAYKKYFMHGTSHFLGLDVHDVGHKYRPMQPGMVFTCEPGIYIKEEGLGIRLENDVLVTDGEPLDLMAHIPIEAEEIEDLMNRK from the coding sequence ATGAAAAAATACGATTCAATTTCTCCTGAATTATTTATACAAAACCGCAAGCGTTTTGCGGCGCAGATGTTGCCCAATTCCATCGCTGTTTTTTTATCAAATGACGAAATGCCGCGCAGTGCCGACGGAACTTTCCCTTTTCGCCAAAATTCCGATATTTTTTACCTTTCCGGCATTGACCAAGAAAAAAGCATACTCGTATTATTTCCCGATTGCGCCAAAGAGGGTTTTGAAGAAGTGCTGTTTTTGCGCGAAACCAATGAACATATCGCCACTTGGGAAGGACACAAATATACCAAAGAACAAGCACAGCAGGTGTCGGGGATAAAAAAAATAATGTGGCTCAACCAGTTAGAGCCTGTTTTTTCGGAATTGGTGCATCTTGCCGAGCATATTTACCTCAACTTAAACGAACATAGCCGCTACGAAAGTGATGTGCCTTACAAAGATTTGCGCTTTGCCCGCGAAATGCGCAAGCGTTTTCCTTTGCATAATTTTCGCCGCGCTGCTCCTGTTTTGCACCAAATCCGTTCCATCAAAAGTGATATTGAAATTGACCTGATGCGCCGAGCTATTGATATTACCGATAAGGCTTTTGATCGCGTGCTTCGTTTCGTAAAACCCGGCATAACCGAATACGAAATAGAAGCCGAAATTATGCACGAGTATTTGCGACACCGCGCCACTGGTCCGGCTTATGGAAGCATTATTGCTTCGGGTGCAGATTCCTGCTGCCTGCATTATACCGATAATAACAAAGTATGCCAAGACGGTGATATTTTGTTGATGGATTTCGGTGCGGAATATGCCAATTATGCCGCCGATTTATCGCGTACTATTCCTGTAAACGGCAGGTTTTCGCCGCGCCAACGTGCTGTATATGATGCGGTGTTGCGCGTGAAAAACGGAGCTACTGCATTGTTGCGCCCCGGCACGCTTATAGATGATTATCACCGCGAAGTGGGCAAAATGATGGAGGCTGAATTATTGCAGTTGGGTTTGCTCTCCAAAGCCGATATACAACAACAAAATCCCGAATGGCCTGCCTATAAAAAATATTTTATGCACGGCACTTCGCATTTTTTGGGATTAGATGTGCACGATGTAGGACATAAATATCGCCCCATGCAGCCCGGTATGGTATTTACTTGCGAGCCGGGTATTTATATCAAAGAAGAAGGGCTGGGCATTCGTTTGGAAAATGATGTGCTTGTTACCGATGGCGAACCTTTGGATTTGATGGCGCATATACCAATAGAAGCCGAAGAAATTGAAGATTTGATGAATCGTAAATAA